A stretch of Microbulbifer sp. SAOS-129_SWC DNA encodes these proteins:
- a CDS encoding alpha/beta hydrolase, which produces MDRGKRRRRNKVQFTGSGGHALAGILELPADKPRAQVLFAHCFTCGKDVVSASRIARRLTAHGFAVLRFDFAGLGDSEGDFSQTNFSTNVRDLACAARYLREQQRPADLLVGHSLGGAAVLAAAAEIPEARAIATIAAPAEPDHVLGQLAGAVDTIEQQGRAEVVLAGRPFVIRKQFLDDLERHKMDYIHTLERPLLIYHSPADRTVSIDEAADLYNRAMHPKSFISLDGADHLLTRRADADYVADTLAAWVSRYLEDPEQ; this is translated from the coding sequence ATGGACAGAGGCAAGCGCCGCCGGCGCAACAAGGTGCAGTTTACCGGCAGCGGCGGTCACGCCCTCGCCGGCATTCTCGAACTGCCCGCGGACAAGCCCCGCGCGCAGGTGCTGTTCGCCCACTGCTTCACCTGCGGCAAGGACGTGGTATCCGCGTCGCGCATTGCCCGGCGCCTGACCGCACATGGCTTCGCGGTACTGCGCTTCGATTTCGCCGGCCTCGGCGACAGCGAGGGCGATTTCAGCCAGACCAACTTTTCCACCAATGTGCGGGACCTCGCCTGCGCCGCGCGCTACCTGCGCGAACAGCAGCGCCCCGCGGACCTGCTGGTGGGCCACAGCCTCGGCGGGGCCGCCGTGCTGGCTGCGGCGGCGGAGATCCCCGAAGCTAGGGCCATCGCCACCATCGCCGCGCCGGCAGAGCCGGACCACGTGCTCGGGCAGCTGGCCGGCGCGGTCGATACCATCGAGCAGCAGGGCCGCGCGGAGGTGGTGCTGGCCGGGCGCCCGTTCGTGATCCGCAAGCAGTTCCTCGACGATCTCGAGCGACACAAAATGGACTACATCCACACACTCGAGCGGCCGCTGCTGATCTACCACTCGCCGGCGGATCGCACGGTGTCCATCGACGAGGCCGCGGACCTCTACAACCGCGCCATGCACCCGAAGAGTTTTATCAGCCTGGACGGCGCCGATCACCTGCTGACCCGGCGCGCGGACGCCGATTATGTCGCCGATACCCTGGCCGCCTGGGTATCCCGCTATCTGGAGGACCCTGAACAATGA
- a CDS encoding transglutaminase-like domain-containing protein yields the protein MRGWLLLAALAAALLLPDLALRQQRPTPQPDNTALPGLAEARRQAVGATQPASYHRDRQAGVVRVQGTSKPLTEAYVQRAVSGRSAAQSAYMSVWNWQGIPSATISARGLDSQHHFANSYLVGFKPFKTRQLWVPLYTLAVRKEYQYDAQQYGGLADVWQTSRQSFYQKRGDCEDHALLLADWLIELGVDARVAVGTYKGSGHAWVVAIVDDQEYLLEATSKRRISTWKALPLAQLVDGYNVEFQFNRHFFWARKNNTPTRRYRGNQWIKKSQFIHS from the coding sequence ATGCGCGGCTGGCTGCTGCTGGCGGCACTCGCGGCGGCGCTGCTGCTGCCGGATCTCGCCCTGCGCCAGCAGCGCCCCACCCCGCAGCCGGACAACACGGCGCTGCCGGGCCTGGCCGAAGCGCGCCGACAGGCCGTGGGCGCGACACAGCCGGCCAGTTACCACCGCGACCGCCAGGCCGGCGTGGTGCGGGTGCAGGGCACCAGCAAACCGCTGACCGAGGCCTACGTGCAGCGCGCCGTGTCCGGACGCAGCGCCGCGCAGAGTGCCTATATGTCGGTGTGGAACTGGCAGGGCATTCCCTCGGCAACCATTTCTGCGCGCGGGCTCGACAGCCAGCACCACTTCGCCAACAGCTACCTGGTGGGCTTCAAGCCGTTCAAGACCCGCCAGCTGTGGGTACCGCTGTATACGCTGGCGGTGCGCAAGGAATACCAGTACGACGCACAGCAGTATGGCGGTCTCGCCGATGTGTGGCAGACCTCACGCCAGTCCTTTTATCAGAAGCGCGGCGACTGCGAGGACCACGCGCTGCTGCTGGCGGATTGGCTGATCGAACTCGGCGTCGATGCGCGGGTGGCGGTGGGCACCTACAAGGGCTCCGGCCACGCGTGGGTGGTGGCGATTGTCGACGACCAGGAGTACCTGCTGGAAGCTACCAGCAAGCGCCGCATTTCCACCTGGAAGGCGCTGCCGCTGGCGCAACTGGTGGACGGCTACAATGTCGAATTCCAGTTCAACCGCCACTTTTTCTGGGCGCGAAAAAACAATACGCCCACGCGCCGCTATCGCGGCAACCAGTGGATCAAAAAGTCACAGTTTATCCATAGCTGA
- a CDS encoding SPFH domain-containing protein: MRTLYKLLTISLFLSLAACADRVEVPPAHVGKILTKNGYKPETVPPSKFRLDMCLFYCDKLVTLATADFGHMEKFKLFMPKDQLNMNFDVRMTAAINRQMIDNIFDRIPPLNDNISVKHVYDTYAQPVIRDVVRRVVAKYSINEIASSREALSRELFAEVSQALEGTPIAIKRLGLADVQFPKVITEAKERAAERRELIEQEKAQFEIQKIQMERDLEREKMNRAIAREKAIGQKEVNDLLAKSVTDKYLAYRTLEVLDKMAESDNKVFLPVEALGTIGLQQAVFSSQVKQVARKGR, from the coding sequence ATGCGGACATTGTACAAATTACTGACTATTTCGTTGTTCCTGAGCCTGGCGGCCTGTGCCGACCGTGTGGAGGTGCCGCCCGCGCATGTGGGCAAGATTCTGACCAAGAACGGATACAAGCCGGAAACCGTGCCGCCGTCCAAGTTTCGCCTGGATATGTGCCTCTTCTACTGCGACAAGCTGGTCACCCTGGCCACGGCGGATTTCGGCCATATGGAGAAGTTCAAGCTGTTTATGCCCAAGGACCAGCTGAACATGAATTTCGATGTGCGCATGACCGCGGCGATCAATCGCCAGATGATCGACAACATCTTCGATCGTATCCCGCCGCTGAACGACAATATCTCGGTCAAGCATGTGTACGACACCTACGCCCAGCCGGTGATTCGCGACGTGGTGCGCCGGGTGGTGGCCAAGTATTCGATCAACGAGATTGCCTCCAGCCGCGAGGCCCTGAGCCGCGAGCTGTTCGCCGAAGTGAGCCAGGCGCTGGAGGGCACGCCGATTGCGATCAAGCGCCTGGGGCTCGCCGATGTGCAGTTTCCCAAGGTCATCACCGAGGCCAAGGAGCGCGCCGCCGAGCGCCGCGAACTGATCGAGCAGGAAAAGGCGCAGTTCGAGATCCAGAAAATCCAGATGGAGCGCGACCTCGAGCGCGAGAAAATGAACCGCGCCATCGCCCGCGAGAAGGCCATCGGCCAGAAGGAGGTTAACGACCTGCTGGCCAAGTCGGTGACCGACAAGTACCTGGCTTACCGCACGCTGGAAGTGCTGGACAAGATGGCCGAGTCCGACAACAAGGTCTTCCTGCCGGTGGAGGCGCTGGGCACCATCGGCCTGCAACAGGCGGTGTTCAGCAGTCAGGTGAAACAGGTGGCGCGCAAGGGCCGCTAG
- a CDS encoding pitrilysin family protein: protein MKIIHQLWLPAALALAVSACGKSAPPPSSAAADNSATPAAPMAQSSAAATEALHIPYKKFTLPNGLRVIVHEDHKAPVVSVGVWYHVGSKDERPGRTGFAHLFEHLMFNGSENYNDEYFKPFEQAGATGMNGTTWLDRTNYFETVPSNALDMALWMESDRMGHLLGALDQAKLDEQRGVVQNEKRQGENQPYGKVWERMQAATYPAGHPYSWETIGSMADLNAASLDDVKTWFKTYYGASNTVLVLAGDIDEKTAREKAAKYFGDISAGDPLIKKKAWIAKRNQPKRDVMYDRVAQPRLYKVWNTPNMGHADADAVSLAAAVLGQGKNSRLYKRLVYKDQIATDVNIELDEFELSSMFQIIADVKSGVDPAKVEKAIDEEVARFLKDGPTAEELQRANMTEYASTARALEQVGGWSGKGVMLARGELYLNDPNGLLKSLNHKQQLTPQQVQKAAQTWISSGDYNLDVMPFPDYKVASSGADRSKLPDLGKFPSVPFPQLQTAKMDNGLQVILAERHSVPVVDMSLRFDAGYAADKGAKLGTSSYAMSMLTEGTADLSALEISAREETLGAEISASANIDTSTVELNALTANLDNSIDLFADVVLHPAFAADEIERKRSRWIASIQQEKTQPVQMALRTLPPLLYGKDHAYGVPLTGSGTEASIQSLTRADLQQYHDTWLRPDNATLVVTGDITMDALMQKLDKHFADWRAPQSAVPQKNLAKVAYPQHSSVYLIDKPGSEQSMIIGGLLAPSNGIANSDTLHMMNDILGGTFTARINMNLREDKHWAYGAYTFMTGGKGQQPLLVYAPVQTDKTSESLNELRKELRAYVGNKPAREDELQKLKDKRIHELPGRFETIAAVSGAVSNMVTYDRPLDYMDGYAERIRTMDLASIREMAKQTIKPDQFIWVVVGDKAKIVDGIRDLELGPITEIDADGKPMTSAVAGSR, encoded by the coding sequence ATGAAAATAATCCACCAACTCTGGCTGCCCGCCGCCCTGGCGCTGGCCGTTTCCGCCTGCGGCAAATCCGCGCCGCCGCCATCGAGCGCCGCCGCAGACAACAGCGCGACACCGGCCGCACCGATGGCACAGAGCAGCGCCGCGGCCACCGAAGCGCTGCATATCCCCTATAAAAAATTCACCCTGCCCAACGGGCTGCGCGTGATCGTGCACGAAGACCACAAGGCACCGGTGGTGTCGGTAGGGGTCTGGTACCACGTGGGTTCCAAGGACGAGCGCCCCGGGCGCACCGGTTTTGCGCACCTGTTCGAGCACCTGATGTTCAACGGTTCGGAAAACTACAACGACGAATACTTCAAACCCTTTGAGCAGGCCGGTGCCACCGGCATGAACGGCACCACCTGGCTCGACCGCACCAACTACTTCGAAACCGTGCCCAGCAACGCGCTGGACATGGCCCTGTGGATGGAATCCGATCGCATGGGCCACCTGCTCGGCGCCCTCGACCAGGCCAAGCTCGACGAGCAGCGCGGCGTGGTGCAGAACGAGAAACGCCAGGGCGAGAACCAGCCCTACGGCAAGGTATGGGAGCGCATGCAGGCGGCCACCTACCCGGCCGGTCATCCCTACTCCTGGGAGACCATCGGTTCGATGGCAGACCTGAATGCGGCCTCCCTCGACGATGTCAAAACCTGGTTCAAGACCTACTACGGCGCCTCCAACACCGTGCTGGTGCTGGCCGGCGACATCGACGAGAAAACCGCGCGGGAAAAAGCGGCCAAGTATTTCGGCGATATCTCCGCCGGCGATCCGCTGATCAAGAAAAAGGCCTGGATCGCCAAGCGCAACCAGCCCAAGCGCGACGTGATGTACGACCGCGTGGCCCAGCCGCGCCTGTACAAGGTGTGGAACACCCCCAACATGGGCCACGCCGACGCCGATGCGGTGAGCCTGGCCGCCGCGGTGCTGGGCCAGGGCAAGAACTCGCGCCTGTACAAGCGCCTGGTGTACAAGGACCAGATCGCGACCGACGTCAACATCGAGCTCGACGAGTTCGAACTGTCGTCGATGTTCCAGATTATCGCCGACGTCAAATCCGGCGTGGATCCGGCCAAAGTGGAAAAGGCGATCGATGAAGAGGTTGCCCGCTTCCTGAAGGATGGCCCCACGGCCGAGGAACTGCAGCGCGCCAACATGACCGAGTACGCCAGCACCGCCCGCGCGCTGGAGCAGGTCGGTGGCTGGAGCGGCAAGGGCGTGATGCTGGCCCGCGGCGAACTCTACCTGAACGATCCCAACGGCCTGCTGAAATCCCTCAACCACAAGCAGCAACTGACCCCGCAGCAGGTACAGAAGGCGGCGCAGACCTGGATTTCCAGCGGCGATTACAACCTCGACGTCATGCCCTTCCCCGACTACAAGGTGGCCAGCAGCGGCGCCGACCGCTCCAAGCTGCCGGACCTGGGCAAGTTCCCGTCGGTGCCCTTCCCGCAACTGCAGACCGCGAAGATGGACAACGGCCTCCAGGTGATACTGGCCGAACGCCATTCAGTGCCGGTGGTCGATATGTCGCTGCGCTTTGACGCCGGTTACGCCGCCGACAAGGGCGCCAAGCTGGGCACCTCCAGCTACGCCATGTCGATGCTGACCGAGGGCACCGCCGATCTCAGCGCACTGGAAATCAGCGCGCGCGAGGAAACCCTCGGCGCCGAGATCAGTGCCAGTGCCAACATCGACACTTCCACCGTCGAGCTCAATGCGCTGACCGCCAACCTGGACAACTCCATCGACCTGTTTGCCGACGTAGTGCTGCACCCGGCCTTTGCCGCCGACGAAATCGAGCGCAAGCGCAGCCGCTGGATCGCCAGCATCCAGCAGGAAAAGACCCAGCCGGTGCAGATGGCTCTGCGCACCCTGCCACCGCTGCTGTACGGCAAGGACCACGCCTACGGCGTGCCGCTGACCGGCTCCGGTACCGAGGCCTCGATCCAGTCGCTGACCCGCGCCGACCTGCAGCAGTACCACGACACCTGGCTGCGCCCGGACAACGCCACCCTGGTGGTCACCGGTGATATCACCATGGACGCGCTGATGCAGAAGCTGGACAAGCACTTTGCCGACTGGCGCGCGCCGCAAAGCGCCGTGCCGCAGAAGAACCTGGCCAAAGTCGCCTACCCGCAGCACAGCAGTGTGTACCTGATCGACAAGCCCGGATCCGAGCAGTCGATGATCATCGGCGGCCTGCTGGCGCCTTCCAACGGTATCGCCAACAGCGACACGCTGCACATGATGAACGATATCCTCGGCGGCACCTTCACCGCGCGTATCAACATGAACCTGCGTGAAGACAAGCACTGGGCTTACGGTGCCTACACCTTCATGACCGGCGGCAAGGGGCAACAGCCGCTGCTGGTGTATGCGCCGGTGCAGACCGACAAGACCAGTGAATCCCTCAATGAGCTGCGCAAGGAGCTGCGCGCCTATGTGGGCAACAAGCCGGCGCGCGAGGACGAGCTGCAGAAGCTCAAGGACAAGCGCATCCACGAGCTGCCCGGCCGCTTCGAAACCATCGCCGCTGTGTCCGGTGCGGTGTCCAACATGGTCACCTACGACCGCCCGCTGGATTACATGGACGGTTACGCCGAGCGCATCCGTACCATGGACCTGGCCAGCATCCGCGAGATGGCCAAGCAGACCATCAAGCCGGACCAGTTCATCTGGGTGGTGGTAGGTGACAAGGCGAAGATCGTCGACGGCATCCGCGATCTGGAGCTGGGCCCGATCACCGAGATCGACGCCGACGGCAAACCGATGACCAGTGCGGTGGCCGGCAGCCGCTGA
- a CDS encoding GGDEF domain-containing protein — protein sequence MLPLDYIFFSVLATNAMLGSILLITWCSIERKPHTFYWALLFWLLVVNMLLNAARDLFPDRNVYWLIVNATSLLVQGLAVGGYRYRAGLRPFPPILIGYLLAVELVIAWFTFGHPHMGLRMAPTPLSGAVAALLCIRTLARKEGRLRPAEWGTISLFILYTLAQVSYAGVALMQGAERDDYWLSIYSNMNFLMMPAINGGLGLFTVLLVADDLAVRMRRLATTDQLTGLANRRGFFDTTEQIFEHCRRQSCNAYLALVDVDHFKTINDRYGHHAGDSALRQFARLLLLKTDCRDITARMGGEEFVVLFPAGDMSEASAKVEQLRRDIEAMTVIAGQQRFSLTASFGLVSIAAHHGNIVSAVNRADDLLYRAKREGRNRVVHETKENAETAPPATVTQ from the coding sequence ATGCTGCCCCTCGACTACATATTTTTTTCGGTGCTCGCCACCAACGCGATGCTCGGCTCCATACTGCTGATCACCTGGTGCAGTATCGAACGCAAGCCCCACACCTTCTACTGGGCCCTGCTGTTCTGGCTGCTGGTAGTGAATATGCTGCTGAATGCGGCGCGCGACCTGTTTCCCGACCGCAATGTCTACTGGCTGATCGTCAACGCCACCTCGCTGCTGGTGCAGGGGCTGGCGGTGGGGGGCTACCGCTACCGCGCCGGATTGCGGCCATTCCCACCCATACTGATCGGCTACCTGCTGGCGGTGGAGCTGGTGATCGCCTGGTTCACCTTCGGGCACCCGCATATGGGCCTGCGCATGGCGCCCACACCGCTGTCCGGCGCCGTGGCCGCACTGCTGTGCATCCGCACCCTGGCCCGCAAGGAGGGCAGACTGCGCCCGGCGGAGTGGGGCACCATCAGCCTGTTTATTCTCTACACCCTGGCGCAAGTGTCTTACGCGGGTGTTGCCCTGATGCAGGGCGCCGAGCGCGACGACTACTGGTTGTCGATCTACAGCAATATGAATTTCCTGATGATGCCGGCGATCAACGGCGGACTGGGGCTGTTCACCGTGCTGCTCGTCGCCGACGACCTGGCCGTACGCATGCGCCGGCTGGCCACCACCGACCAGCTCACCGGGCTGGCCAACCGCCGCGGCTTCTTTGACACAACCGAACAGATTTTCGAGCACTGCCGTCGGCAGAGTTGTAATGCCTATCTGGCCCTGGTGGATGTCGATCACTTCAAAACCATCAACGACCGCTACGGACACCACGCCGGCGACAGCGCACTACGGCAGTTCGCGCGGCTGCTGCTACTGAAAACCGACTGCCGTGATATCACCGCACGCATGGGCGGCGAGGAATTCGTGGTGCTGTTTCCTGCCGGCGATATGAGCGAGGCCAGTGCCAAGGTCGAGCAGCTGCGCCGGGATATCGAAGCCATGACCGTCATCGCCGGGCAGCAGCGCTTTTCCCTCACCGCCAGTTTCGGCCTGGTGAGTATTGCGGCCCACCACGGCAATATCGTCAGCGCCGTCAATCGCGCCGATGACCTGCTCTACCGCGCCAAGCGCGAGGGCAGAAACCGGGTGGTGCACGAAACCAAAGAGAATGCAGAAACCGCTCCGCCGGCAACTGTGACACAGTAG
- a CDS encoding phosphoglycerate kinase, protein MAVKLMKDLDLAGKRVLIREDLNVPVKGGEVTSDARIRAALPTIQAAIDAGAKVLLMSHLGRPTEGEYAEEFSLAPVAVHLGQLLGRDVPLIKDWRDGVELENGQVALLENVRFNKGEKQDDEILSKAYAALCDIFVMDAFGTAHRAQASTHGVARFAPVACAGPLLAAELDALEKALAKPARPLVAIVGGSKVSTKLTVLETLADKVDQLIVGGGIANTFLAAAGKPVGKSLCEHDLVDTASKLMQQCDIPLPVDVVTGKEFSESAAAETKSADEVAEDDMIFDIGPQSSAQLGEILKGAKTIIWNGPVGVFEFDQFGGGTERLSKAIAASDAFSIAGGGDTLAAVDKYGIADKVSYISTGGGAFLEYVEGKTLPAVAMLESRGSE, encoded by the coding sequence ATGGCGGTTAAATTGATGAAGGATCTGGATCTGGCGGGCAAGCGTGTCCTGATCCGGGAAGACTTGAACGTGCCGGTAAAAGGCGGCGAGGTCACCTCCGACGCGCGTATCCGCGCCGCACTGCCCACCATCCAGGCCGCGATTGATGCCGGCGCCAAAGTCCTGTTGATGTCCCATCTGGGCCGCCCCACCGAGGGCGAGTACGCGGAAGAATTCTCCCTCGCGCCGGTAGCGGTGCACCTCGGCCAGCTGCTCGGCCGCGACGTGCCGCTGATCAAGGACTGGCGCGACGGTGTGGAACTGGAAAACGGCCAGGTGGCGCTGCTGGAGAATGTGCGCTTCAACAAGGGCGAAAAGCAAGACGACGAAATCCTGTCCAAGGCCTACGCCGCCCTGTGCGACATCTTCGTGATGGACGCCTTCGGTACCGCGCACCGCGCCCAGGCTTCCACCCACGGCGTGGCCCGGTTTGCGCCGGTCGCCTGTGCCGGCCCGCTGCTGGCGGCGGAGCTGGATGCACTGGAGAAGGCGCTGGCCAAGCCGGCGCGCCCACTGGTGGCGATCGTTGGCGGCTCCAAGGTGTCCACCAAGCTGACGGTGCTGGAGACGCTGGCCGACAAGGTCGATCAGCTGATTGTCGGCGGTGGTATCGCCAACACCTTCCTCGCCGCGGCCGGCAAGCCGGTGGGCAAATCCCTGTGCGAGCACGACCTGGTGGATACCGCCAGCAAACTGATGCAGCAGTGCGACATCCCGCTGCCGGTGGATGTGGTGACCGGCAAGGAGTTCAGCGAGAGTGCCGCCGCCGAAACCAAGTCCGCCGATGAGGTTGCCGAGGACGATATGATTTTCGATATCGGCCCGCAGTCCTCCGCGCAGCTGGGCGAGATCCTCAAAGGGGCCAAGACCATCATCTGGAACGGGCCGGTAGGGGTGTTCGAATTCGACCAGTTCGGCGGCGGCACCGAGCGCCTGTCCAAGGCCATCGCTGCCAGCGATGCCTTCTCCATCGCCGGTGGTGGCGACACCCTCGCGGCGGTGGACAAGTACGGCATCGCCGACAAAGTTTCCTATATTTCCACCGGTGGCGGCGCGTTTCTTGAATATGTGGAAGGCAAGACGCTGCCGGCGGTGGCGATGCTGGAGAGCCGCGGTAGCGAATAA
- a CDS encoding S8 family serine peptidase: protein MKKTLSLFAAGAIALAVSAQSSAADARYIVKFKPGKGAAVKAMAQQRGGHAKLALDAHNAFAAELPARALQALQNNPNVEYVEKDVKRFPMAQTVPYGIPMVQADQVSDAQAGNRTVCIIDSGYDINHEDLSGNAVTGSSDPGGAGDWFQDDVHHGTHVAGTIAAINNSVGVVGVMPNTNVNLHIVKVFDANGWAYSSSLVGALDTCVSNGANVINMSLGGTLKSRTEDQAFAAAYANDGVLSIAAAGNDGNTRQSYPASYDSVVSVAAIDSDKVVAGFSQQTDQVELSGPGVGVLSSVPTGTGLATTLTVAGGDIEASAMEDSPQASVTGALADCGTAETACTAAAGKVCLIARGNISFADKVLNCQAGGGIGAVVYNNEPGMLYGTLGGVATTIPSAGISDTDGAALLNQLGATTSLTIAPSNYAYFDGTSMATPHVAGVAALVWSLYPNCAPGEIRAAMDATAEDLGAAGRDNAYGYGLVQAKTTADYLSANACTGSNPGGSGGGGGGKGGKGGGKP, encoded by the coding sequence ATGAAGAAAACCCTATCGTTGTTCGCCGCCGGCGCCATCGCGCTCGCGGTTTCCGCCCAGTCCAGCGCCGCCGATGCGCGCTACATCGTCAAGTTCAAGCCCGGCAAGGGCGCCGCCGTCAAGGCCATGGCACAGCAGCGCGGCGGCCACGCCAAGCTGGCTCTGGATGCGCACAACGCCTTTGCCGCCGAGTTACCGGCGCGCGCTCTGCAGGCGCTGCAGAATAACCCCAACGTCGAGTATGTAGAAAAAGACGTCAAGCGCTTCCCGATGGCGCAGACCGTTCCTTACGGCATTCCGATGGTGCAGGCCGACCAGGTCAGTGATGCGCAGGCGGGCAACCGCACCGTGTGTATCATCGACTCCGGTTACGACATCAACCACGAAGACCTGTCCGGCAATGCCGTGACCGGTTCCAGCGATCCCGGTGGCGCCGGCGACTGGTTCCAGGACGATGTGCACCACGGCACCCACGTGGCCGGCACCATCGCCGCGATCAACAACAGCGTCGGTGTGGTCGGCGTGATGCCCAACACCAACGTGAACCTGCATATCGTCAAGGTGTTCGACGCGAACGGCTGGGCCTACTCTTCTTCCCTCGTCGGCGCACTCGACACCTGTGTCTCCAACGGCGCCAATGTCATCAATATGAGCCTCGGCGGCACGCTGAAATCCCGCACCGAAGACCAGGCCTTCGCCGCCGCCTATGCCAATGACGGCGTGCTGTCCATTGCTGCCGCCGGTAACGATGGCAATACCCGCCAGTCCTACCCCGCCTCCTACGACTCGGTCGTGTCCGTGGCGGCGATCGACAGCGACAAGGTGGTCGCCGGCTTCTCCCAGCAGACCGATCAGGTCGAGCTGTCCGGCCCCGGCGTCGGCGTGCTCTCCTCCGTGCCCACCGGCACCGGCCTCGCCACCACCCTGACAGTGGCCGGCGGCGATATCGAGGCCTCAGCGATGGAAGACAGCCCGCAGGCGTCTGTCACCGGCGCGCTGGCCGATTGCGGCACCGCCGAAACCGCCTGTACGGCGGCTGCCGGCAAGGTGTGCCTGATCGCCCGCGGCAATATCAGCTTCGCCGACAAGGTACTCAACTGCCAGGCCGGCGGCGGTATCGGTGCGGTGGTCTACAACAACGAGCCCGGCATGCTGTACGGCACCCTCGGCGGCGTCGCGACGACAATCCCGTCCGCCGGCATCTCCGACACCGACGGCGCGGCGCTGCTGAATCAGCTCGGTGCCACAACCTCGCTGACCATTGCCCCGAGCAACTATGCCTACTTCGACGGCACCTCGATGGCGACGCCGCACGTTGCCGGTGTCGCCGCGCTGGTGTGGAGCCTGTATCCCAACTGTGCACCGGGTGAAATCCGCGCGGCCATGGATGCGACCGCCGAAGACCTCGGCGCAGCCGGCCGCGACAATGCCTACGGCTACGGCCTGGTCCAGGCCAAGACCACGGCGGATTACCTGAGCGCCAACGCCTGTACCGGCAGCAACCCCGGCGGTAGCGGTGGTGGTGGTGGCGGTAAAGGTGGTAAGGGCGGCGGCAAGCCGTAA
- a CDS encoding CPXCG motif-containing cysteine-rich protein produces the protein MTLQDEVGTYCPYCGEPITLLVDLSAGDQHYIEDCEVCCRPMAVSVTIDSDGSASVTLRDENSPG, from the coding sequence ATGACACTGCAGGACGAAGTGGGCACATACTGCCCCTACTGTGGCGAGCCCATCACGCTGCTGGTGGACCTGTCCGCAGGCGACCAGCACTACATAGAAGACTGCGAGGTGTGCTGCCGCCCGATGGCAGTCTCCGTCACTATCGACAGCGACGGCAGCGCCAGCGTCACCTTGCGGGATGAGAACAGCCCCGGCTGA
- a CDS encoding globin: METTDADTVFQSYGRCCINESFFTDFYDRFMSSGDEVRAMFVDTDMPQQRHLLRNGIMQLILHARGMPDTKLRALGDSHSRTGYNIRPDLYRQWLDALLDTIRQHDPEYRDAIGSAWQRALQPGIEVIRGAY, encoded by the coding sequence ATGGAAACCACCGACGCCGACACCGTTTTCCAGAGCTACGGCCGCTGCTGTATAAACGAAAGCTTCTTTACCGACTTCTACGACCGCTTCATGAGCAGCGGCGACGAGGTGCGCGCAATGTTCGTCGACACCGACATGCCGCAGCAGCGCCACCTGCTGCGCAACGGCATCATGCAGCTGATCCTGCACGCGCGCGGCATGCCCGACACAAAATTGCGCGCGCTGGGCGACAGCCACTCGCGCACCGGCTACAACATTCGCCCCGACCTCTACCGGCAATGGCTCGACGCCCTGCTCGACACCATCCGCCAACACGACCCCGAATACCGCGATGCGATCGGCAGCGCCTGGCAGCGCGCGCTGCAACCGGGGATCGAAGTGATCCGCGGCGCCTACTGA
- a CDS encoding DUF350 domain-containing protein, whose product MELEFLTATLFNLGINLLYTLLALFIGILALLTIDKKLLKNVDIELELKNGNLAVAIFSSTVLIFVALIISFGLKG is encoded by the coding sequence ATGGAACTGGAATTCTTGACCGCCACCCTGTTCAACCTGGGCATCAACCTGTTGTACACCTTGCTGGCGCTGTTTATCGGCATCCTCGCGCTGCTGACCATTGATAAAAAGTTGCTGAAAAACGTCGATATCGAGTTGGAACTGAAGAACGGCAACCTCGCGGTAGCAATCTTTTCCTCCACCGTCCTCATCTTTGTCGCCCTGATTATTTCCTTCGGGCTGAAAGGCTGA